A region of the Stigmatopora nigra isolate UIUO_SnigA chromosome 10, RoL_Snig_1.1, whole genome shotgun sequence genome:
aataaaacaaaataaataaagaaagaaaattacCGTTATCCAACGCGTGTCGTtgattaaattacattatacTTAATTATTTCTCCCAGGTTTGTGTCTTTGAACATAGTCCATTTGGAAGAGAATCCACCCGATCTGGCAACATAATTTTCGCACATGTAAGTACCTGTTTGGTCAGGCGGGGTGTCCACATGTACAAGTTTGTGTGCGGTTCTCGTTATCTGCTCAGTGTTGCGGAGGATGACAGCCAGGGCCATCAGATTAGTGCAGCAGAGTGGCAGATAGGGTAGAGACGTGTCCGCATGAGGCGTAGCCACGCCTCTCAACCCACGCAGCCAATCCCCGAATAGTGCTGACGATTCAAGAAACACCAGGGAGGGGTCAATGTTGCGTGGAGGTACGGGGGAGGAGCTACCAGGTGGGGGAGGAAGCCTGAGGACAACATTCTGCCCCACAGGTTCTGATGGCACCAATGTGGCTTTGCCCTCTTCAATCTTGTCCCCACATTGCGCTTGCAAACTCCTCTTATTGGTTGTATCCTGAAAACAAACCGGTCGATCACaacattactgtattttctcgcataaaagCCACCCCCGCGTAAAAGGTGCACAATTcacaaattgttgaattttacaatttctcgtgaaTAAGGAGAATTTTCACCTccttattcatggttttaatatggagtacaaatgttttactttagaGGGTAAATCAtcacatgtggtatttctgcgatactgtataaatcaaaagcacacTATTAgcgtcaatatcataaggaagtttgTAATTCATCTAGAAATGGTTGTTttgttactgcaaaacagaaaataaccaacaaatagtaaatgttaattttgcgaaatctactggtgaaaaagactATCGCAACGCTGTATGACATAAGCCGTACACTTGAttcaatttttgtttgtttgttaaaaacaaggcttatatgcgagaaaatacagcaaGTGTGTGTCAAATgctgacattttaatttatcGAAATGGGAGAACAAAAGTTTTAACCTGGAATTGGACAGCCTTATCAGTCAACTTCCTTATTCGCTTCCCGCGATCAGGGAGCTCCATCTCCCGTTCCCGCTTTTTCCCTACGGGCGACACTTTGGATTCGTGCTGAAAAGCAACCAAACGTAGAGGCGGGGTCGCGGGGAACACAGAAACAGGTTGTGTGGTAAGCAAGTGGACAGAAGGATGAGCGAGAGGAGTGCGAGGGATAATCGGTCGAAGGCAGCCTGACGTCTGCAGGTAGAACGGAAGAGTGAGTTCATGGCATTTGTCAACAAAAAGCTGTCAATCAACCAACAATAGGCAGGAAAAGGAGCTGGCCTTAGATCGGACTGATGGTGGCGCTGCAGCGGGCATGCGGGGGGGCGTGGTCATTGGGTAGACAGGAAGCGCGGAGGAGGGAGCTGTAGGGATAAGTTTCCAAAAATGGGGTGACATCTGTGGAGCAGGCCAACATACCGATACCGATCGTCACTCATTCAACAAAAGTATCAATTGTCCGACAAATAAAAATTGACCTGTGACTGAAGCGAAACAGGAGGCAGAGTTTGAGAAGGCTGGCTCAATAAAGGAGGCGGAGTCAGCAGGCAGAGAGCAGGAGTTAAAGGTGGACTGCGGCCAAGCTGATCGCTTGATATCTGCGGAGGTGGACAAACACGTCCAATCAAAGGTGTCAATTGATTGActctggacaaaaaaataaaagcttaccTGTGGCTGGATCAGAAGAGGAGACGGAGCTGGAGGTGTGGACAAAAGACAGACCAGAGGAGGGTTATGTCGAATGCCCGCACGGCTGGCATGCAACATGGCACCAACTGAAGCCGGATTCTTGAGATATGCGGGCATCCTTCGGGGAGGCCGGATGGATTTCGCCGGCGGTGGCGGCAACTGGCCCGCCGCTGTCACTTTCTCCTGGCCCCGCCTGAGGATGACGTCCTTGCAGCCTGAAATATTTAGCGCTGCAGCGCGGAGTAGGAGCATGAAAAGGGGGGTAGAGCTCACGGCCGTCTCACGCCCTAGGGCATCGGCCAGCGTGGACGTGGCGCTGGGTGCCGCACTGGGCGCCAGCACATTCCCCACCCAGGGCAAAATGGCGATTCGCAGCAGGTAGTCCATCTCTGTGTTGGTCACGTGTCCCTTCTTCAGAAGGGAGCGGAGCTTGTTGCGCTTGCTAGCCTGGTGACTCAGGTGCAATCGCAGCTCCTCCTCCGATATCATCAGTGCCGCGGTGTCCACGTGTCGCTCCTTCTGCCTCAGCTCCTGGGGAGGCGGGCCCACCGCTGTCACGCTTCCTGACTTAGTCACCATTGTGGAGCGAACGGCTTCCACCATCCCGCAGCCAGAGTTCAGCGTCACATGCTTGATTTGGGGGTAAGTAGACTGTGGATTTTCATTCAGAGGGATCCAAAGGTGTAAAGGTGGAATTGGATAATGCACCTGCTCTACTTCTTCCCTATCTAACAAGTTATCTTCTTCTTCCTGGTTCTTGTCATCCTCATTCTCCGGCTTCTCGTCATCAGTGTCCATGTAGTGAacgtcctcctcctcatcctcttccaAACTGCTTTCCTCGTCATCCGCCTGCACTTTCCGTAGATGCCTCCTGGCGGGTACCCTCCTCTTGACCTTATTGGCTCTGGCAGTGGTCTCTGGTGCTCCTCTATTCCTTTtctattgaagaaaaaaacaagttccaATCTTCCAAATTACTTTCCACTGCTAATCATACCTTTGAAGGCTCATTTGCGTGTCGcataatttttttccactccctTAGACACTGGGCATCATTTCGGTTGGGAATTTCCATGGCGATCTTTGACCAGCGACCTG
Encoded here:
- the snapc4 gene encoding snRNA-activating protein complex subunit 4 isoform X2, producing the protein MSLCEWRERLQQEVDDLQRHLCASQSELQQVSSDDTDGESGVDMDQEAGLLTVGLLAKKKKIQLDIQKLENLLGSDVSSDDDSSGESELDLSNSVESCLQMNLVYQQILEEKLKQLESFLMHNQRQQKEAQFHLAGSSREALKEQPPASAMSAYPKQASLFLGHFLKPYFKDKVSGLGPPPNQDAKEKMMRMKGCLDSSKIKFKRWESWQKTLLIHSVTTDTLRKLVQPKLSRVDYLSQKLSSTNNSEEEKQQLKMHLQNLEKDIEAFKVKKEGDLLGDRDEEHDWQKIAKIDFEGTREADDLRLFWQNFLHPAVNKNLWSADEVEQLKEISGRNRESNWDLVARELGTGRTAFMCLQTFQRFISTSLKRGLWTPAEDRQFTQMVDKMRIGNFIPYTQISYFMDGRDPHQLIHRWTSILDPRLKKGTWSKEEDQLLLKAVARHGEKNWWKIRLEVPGRTDGSCRDRYLDCLKEGTKKGAFDRHERQLLIQLMEKYGEGRWSKIAMEIPNRNDAQCLREWKKIMRHANEPSKKRNRGAPETTARANKVKRRVPARRHLRKVQADDEESSLEEDEEEDVHYMDTDDEKPENEDDKNQEEEDNLLDREEVEQVHYPIPPLHLWIPLNENPQSTYPQIKHVTLNSGCGMVEAVRSTMVTKSGSVTAVGPPPQELRQKERHVDTAALMISEEELRLHLSHQASKRNKLRSLLKKGHVTNTEMDYLLRIAILPWVGNVLAPSAAPSATSTLADALGRETAVSSTPLFMLLLRAAALNISGCKDVILRRGQEKVTAAGQLPPPPAKSIRPPRRMPAYLKNPASVGAMLHASRAGIRHNPPLVCLLSTPPAPSPLLIQPQISSDQLGRSPPLTPALCLLTPPPLLSQPSQTLPPVSLQSQMSPHFWKLIPTAPSSALPVYPMTTPPRMPAAAPPSVRSKTSGCLRPIIPRTPLAHPSVHLLTTQPVSVFPATPPLRLVAFQHESKVSPVGKKREREMELPDRGKRIRKLTDKAVQFQDTTNKRSLQAQCGDKIEEGKATLVPSEPVGQNVVLRLPPPPGSSSPVPPRNIDPSLVFLESSALFGDWLRGLRGVATPHADTSLPYLPLCCTNLMALAVILRNTEQITRTAHKLVHVDTPPDQTVQALRTLVQNRLGSDPVFSLLKARFLSAFTLPALAAAVPPITIVPPVTAVPVTAVPVTAVPVTAVPVTAVPEPPSGQREKKKGKTAPNSVKGHKPPAQLVCDGLGAPAHHFSGMTAPALGSRSWPPPLAPVAPSVTL
- the snapc4 gene encoding snRNA-activating protein complex subunit 4 isoform X1 — its product is MSLCEWRERLQQEVDDLQRHLCASQSELQQVSSDDTDGESGVDMDQEAGLQLTVGLLAKKKKIQLDIQKLENLLGSDVSSDDDSSGESELDLSNSVESCLQMNLVYQQILEEKLKQLESFLMHNQRQQKEAQFHLAGSSREALKEQPPASAMSAYPKQASLFLGHFLKPYFKDKVSGLGPPPNQDAKEKMMRMKGCLDSSKIKFKRWESWQKTLLIHSVTTDTLRKLVQPKLSRVDYLSQKLSSTNNSEEEKQQLKMHLQNLEKDIEAFKVKKEGDLLGDRDEEHDWQKIAKIDFEGTREADDLRLFWQNFLHPAVNKNLWSADEVEQLKEISGRNRESNWDLVARELGTGRTAFMCLQTFQRFISTSLKRGLWTPAEDRQFTQMVDKMRIGNFIPYTQISYFMDGRDPHQLIHRWTSILDPRLKKGTWSKEEDQLLLKAVARHGEKNWWKIRLEVPGRTDGSCRDRYLDCLKEGTKKGAFDRHERQLLIQLMEKYGEGRWSKIAMEIPNRNDAQCLREWKKIMRHANEPSKKRNRGAPETTARANKVKRRVPARRHLRKVQADDEESSLEEDEEEDVHYMDTDDEKPENEDDKNQEEEDNLLDREEVEQVHYPIPPLHLWIPLNENPQSTYPQIKHVTLNSGCGMVEAVRSTMVTKSGSVTAVGPPPQELRQKERHVDTAALMISEEELRLHLSHQASKRNKLRSLLKKGHVTNTEMDYLLRIAILPWVGNVLAPSAAPSATSTLADALGRETAVSSTPLFMLLLRAAALNISGCKDVILRRGQEKVTAAGQLPPPPAKSIRPPRRMPAYLKNPASVGAMLHASRAGIRHNPPLVCLLSTPPAPSPLLIQPQISSDQLGRSPPLTPALCLLTPPPLLSQPSQTLPPVSLQSQMSPHFWKLIPTAPSSALPVYPMTTPPRMPAAAPPSVRSKTSGCLRPIIPRTPLAHPSVHLLTTQPVSVFPATPPLRLVAFQHESKVSPVGKKREREMELPDRGKRIRKLTDKAVQFQDTTNKRSLQAQCGDKIEEGKATLVPSEPVGQNVVLRLPPPPGSSSPVPPRNIDPSLVFLESSALFGDWLRGLRGVATPHADTSLPYLPLCCTNLMALAVILRNTEQITRTAHKLVHVDTPPDQTVQALRTLVQNRLGSDPVFSLLKARFLSAFTLPALAAAVPPITIVPPVTAVPVTAVPVTAVPVTAVPVTAVPEPPSGQREKKKGKTAPNSVKGHKPPAQLVCDGLGAPAHHFSGMTAPALGSRSWPPPLAPVAPSVTL